DNA from Onychomys torridus chromosome 1, mOncTor1.1, whole genome shotgun sequence:
GGGCCATCTGCCCTGCACAAAGGCAGAATGGCAGCCACCTCAGGGAAGGGGTGATGGGTTCTTTTAAGCCTAATTTAGGGGAGTGTCTAGGGAAGTTAGTTCACTTTAGGAATAATTGGTTTGTGTGGGTGGCAATTATTGTTAGTGATATCTATTGGGTGAAGGTCAGCTGGGCGCTGGTCAGGGTTATTGGAAGTGTTTCAGGGTTTGTCATCCCTTGGTATTTGTCTAAGCCTCTGTACTTGCTGCTCCCTTTGTCCCTGTTATCTGCGGCTTTAGTGATTACGgtccttttgtttttggttttttgtttgggttttttgtttgtttgtttgttttggttttggttttttatagGAGCTAGCTATGGtggttcacttttttttttaaatttcatctctttattttatgtgcattggtgttttgcctgtgtgagggtgtcggatcccctggaactaaagttccagacaggtgtgagctgccatgtgggtgctgggaattgaacctgggtcctctggaagaacagttagtgctcttaaccaccgagccatctctccagccctgccttttgtttttgagaatcaGGAATTGGGGCCCAGTGAGACCTAGTTTTTAGGCCTTTCATTCCCTTCCTTGAGTAGTTTATCATCTCAAATCATGGAGATGTTTCATTTGGATCAAGGGGTTGGTATTGTTGCTTTAGGACCATTAGCTGTACTGTAGAGACCATTACTTAACAAATTTGATGAGGGCATTAATAACACAGGGCCCACAGAACAAAGCCAAGAGGAGAAGGACCAGGGGCCCTGTTAGGGCTGATGGAAGGGTAGTTAACCAGGGTGACAACTGAATAGGGATTCCTACCATATTGTCTATTTTCTAAGGCAACCAGGTCTGCATCTATAGCCATTCTTAAGATTCTGTAGTTTTTATCCTGTAACACTAGAGCTAAAGTCCTGGTTCCTATAGCCCCAGCCATACCAACACCTAGGAGAATGGACAGTAAGACAGCTGTGATCACCTCTCTTTTTCCCTGTCTTGGCAATATCTCTGATTGATAAAAGATTGTATCATCTGGGCAACAGGTTATTTGGGGAACCAGTTGAACTAGGATGCAGAAATCTCTAGTTTGGTTTAGAATCTGGGTATTGACTCAAGGAGTCAGACCAGAGGCATATGCCCACCAGGTGTCATCTGGTGGGATCAGGTAACCAGCCCCCATTGAATTTTGGGTAAGGTTACTTAAATGGATACAATCATAGGAGGGTGGCCTACACAGAGACCATTTCTTGTTACTTAGGGCAAGATGAGCCCTCCTTTATTTGGTTGTTGCCATCTACAAGTTTGTGAATCATGAGATAGAATATAATTGTTCTTAGTGGCTATTCCTTCATAATAAAGAGGTTTGGCATCCAGGCATAGCCAGCAATAATCAGTAAGATCAGCATTTAACATCAAGAATGTGGCTGATTCGAGTCCCAGAGGCCCTGGGCCAggaggtatgtatgtatgcatgcagggTTGTAGTGGTAACTGTTGGGCCCTCCTGCTCTTTGGCTAGGAGTGGGAACAGGTTGAGTTTGGCATGGGCCCAGAGATCTTGGTGACTATTGGGGAAAGTATAAAAACAGTTGTATATTGACTAATGCTCCCCCGATCACTAGGGGCAAATCTTACCCTGTTGTATAGCCTTATTCCCCAAGTTTTTCTCTTAGCCTAGTCTTTGGCTTTTTTACTGCAGTCAGTGAATTTGATTGTTACCCAATTGCATCTGGCATTTCCATAGCATGTCCATCCATCCCTTGGACATTTTGGCATACCTGTTCTTGCCATTGTAATAAGGTCTCCATTTTCAGGGCTTTCCAACCTGTATTGCTTGTGGAGATGCAGCTCCAGGAGGCACGGAGTAGTAGTCTCCCTGCCCAAACAAGCTTTTTTAGTAGTTTGTCCAGGACAAACATAGAAATGGGGTGTCCTTTGCAGTTCATTATCAAAAAGATGATCTGGGATTCAGAGTCTCCCCAAGGGCAGGTTGGGGTTCCAAGTCTCCAGAGGTGCCAAATCTGTACCAGGATTTCCCCAGTGTCAGGTGCAGTGACAAGCCAAGTAAGGTTGATGGGGATTACAACTCCCCCGTCCAGGCTCTGCCTGCACTGTTAAAGGGGAGCGTGCCAGCaagcagaggctggggagaagagTGAGAACAGTGATTATTTAACTGGGGGGGGATTAGTAACCCTTTGAATTCTCAGCTTAAGAGGGTCCTGTGGATGAGCAACAGCTATCTAGAGTCCAGGATTAGCTTCTGGAGTGTagtcttgggggaggggggtgtgtCCACAGGTTTTATGTGAGAGTGGTGGATCCAGGTGGGGACCCTGTCCACTTTAACAGCTCTTGGTGTGGGGTCCCTTCCAACCACGCTCTAGagtctgggacttgaacccaggtcctctgtgtaaacaagtgttcttaaccactaagccatctcttcagccccatgttTCGGCATTTTCAATGTCATCAAGTAATTTAACGGtccccactttttttttattgttaaagacTTTGTGATAAGTGCAATAATGGAATTTAGCAGAGATTGGCTATGTAGGGTGGCATTGGGCTGTTAGGAATCAAACTCCTGATGCCTGGATCTGCTCATTAAAATGTGGGATTCCCTGCTGTAGTATCACCACTACTCAAGACAGCTTGGAGCTAGGGATTATAACATTTTTAGGTCCTGTTTAGATAACAGCCATGATCTGAGCCTATCCTGCATCTGTCCCAGAATGGCGACCATTTCTGTTTCCTAGATCCCTGCAGATACTTTTTTACTGATATTTATGGTGTTAATACCTTTTTGTCCATTTTAAccaatttgttaatttttaaatattgtttattcTGAGTAttaatgttttgtctgcacacgTGAGTTATTTGCACAGGACTGAACCTGACAGCATTCCATCATGGATAGAGGGGCTCAGGGTCCTCGCCCTTAACTGAGTttatggctgctgggggagggagtcATCTGTATTCTAGTAAACACTGCCAGGCCATACTCATTTTGCAAGCAGTCCCAATTAAACTCAAAGggtcacacacagacatgaaggcaggaggagactTGTTGGGGAGAGAAGGTAATGGGGGCGAATATGGTcaaatacattacatacatgcatgaaattatcaCCTAAAACACACTTTAGATCACTATCCATTTGTGCCATCTTGGAACTGgcagctctttttcttttctacattaaACTTAGTTTCCTAGTCCTTAATAGGGTGAGATTTCTTTAAACCTCtgttgtgtttatgtgtctgtgttcaaGTGAGCATGCAGGTCAGAAGGCATCTTCCAGTGctggtcattttgttttttgtttttgtttttgtttttgtagacagggtttctctgcagctttggggcctgtcctggactagctctgtagaccaggctggcctcgaactcacagagatccacctgcctctgcctcctgagtgctgagattacaggcatgtgccactaccgcctggcccattttattttttttttgagacatacaaacatacacataaataatcttaaaaaaataaatctggttgtggagagatgtttcagtggctgctcttccagaagacctgggttcaattcccagtacccacatggcatttcacaactgtctgtaactccaattccagagcctcacacagacatacatgcaggcaaaacatcactgcccataaaataaatacataaataataaatctggTCAGCATGAATGAATATAGCTTTATTATAGTAAAGATATGACATTATCCCAAGTTGTAAAGTTCATAAATGACAATCATTTCAGAAAAACATGCACATGAAATGCACTTCAATGTTCTAAATATGTGTATTTACTCACCATTgcttaatatataatattaaatggTACCAAGAAATGCACCTGGATGATACTCAGTACTGAACTGAACATATGTTTGCACCATTCAGAATTGTAATCACAAAAAAATGCCTAAAAAGTAGCCAGCATCACCTTTCCCTTTAAATGTTAGGGTTGCctcttttgtaatttttcatttaCCTTTACAACTGAAACTTTTCAAATGTAAGAATTATGCTAAATAAGCCTACTTTTCTTccatagtatatatacatatattatgtatcTCCTGTAACCTTAGTCAcacaagattttcttttttctttgagacagtctcataaattcctggctggctttgaattcactacACGCTCCAAgcatgaccctgaacttctgaccctcttgtctctacctctgaGTAGTACAATTTCAGGCCTATGTCATGGTGCTTGGTTGTGCAGTGCTGGAGAAcagacccagggcttcatgcatgctaggcaaacactaccaactgagctacatctccaggccTTCATAGAACTTTTTAAATgcaattctgatttttaaatttctttttagacTTTCTatgttgtattaaaaaaaaaaaaaacacttctaaGTTTTCCTAGAAAATAAATGATCCACATATAAAAATcatatctcaaatattttacacattGACATTGCACTGCAAATACCCTAAAATAGAGCTGTATGCCACTTCTCTTGTAAGGCATCGTCACAGTCCATAAATAGCCCACCAGTAAAGTCTTTCCTAAATTAACATAGATTAGATCATGACTTTGGATGACAGACATGTCACTTTGCCATAAGGTCTACTAGTATTACGTTTAAGGGgtttctgaaaagaaattatCTTAATGAGTTAGAAATAAATTAGCCTTTCTTGGTTTTGTGTCACATGATATGATAATAGTGAAAAAAGTACGCTCTTGGAAAAAATGTCGTCTTAGTAAGTTCCCTCACAagtgagggctggggatgcagccgAGAAACAAGAGCGCCTGTGTAACACGCACAGGCTCAGGGTCATACCACACAAAAGTATAGATGTCCAGTTGCTGACCCAACTTTATATGATAACTAAATCACTTTTCTTAACACTTATGGGCTCTGCATCAGTATGAATTTCATATCATGAGAGATGAGTCCAAAATAAAAGATTTTCCACATTCCTTGGATATCTGAGGTTCTTTGCCTGTATATACTCCTAAAGTTATGAATCTGAAAGGCATTTCCatattctttgtctcttttgaGTATGTACTTTCTATCAGTTAAATTTGGAATCATGAGCAAATGTTTCCATACTCCTTGAATTCAGAGTTTTCTTAGCCAGCAATTTACAGATGTCTATTAAATTCTGAACCATGAAGGAAGGTCTTTCCATGTTCCTTATATTCAGTTTCCTCTCATGAATATTCTCACTTTGACCAAGATATGAACCCAGGAAAGTCTTTCCACATTGGAAAGGGTTTTCTATTACCATGGACTAACATGGATAATGTAGCAAGtcttctgtcccaccagccagctcccaaatcacaacatagagacttattaattatgaaagctcagctgatagctcaggcttgtttctaactagctcttataacttaaattaacccctctCTTTTAATCTACTTTCTGCCCTCATGGCTTTATTAACTCATCTCTGTAGAGGCCATTCTACTTGCTTTCCATCTGGCTGGACTccactcttcttcttcccagcattctctctacctcgaaaatcctgcctagctattggctgtttagtattttattaaaccaatcacagtgacatatcttcacatagATAgtgacttgagttacagatgaaGGCTTTCCCAAATCTCAGTCACAGATTTCCTATTGGTGTGGACATTCTAATGCTGGGTAAGAGTTGAGTCATACAGGCTTTTCTAAGTGTTCTGCCTTAACTCGATTTCTCATCATTATAAATCTTCTGAAACTGATTGAGCTGAGCCATGAGTAGAATCTTTCCAACACTCCTTAAATTTATAAGATTGTTTACCAGTGTGAATTCTCTCATGTTTAATAACATCTGACTGCCAGCCGAAGGCTTTTCTACATTCATTACATCCTTGGGCTGTTCGACACTGTGGATTCTCTGATGTTTAATGAGGTGTGACTGCTGaatgaaggctttcccacactcgTTACATTCGTAGGGCCTCTCACCAGTGTGAATCCTCTGGTGCCGAGCAAGGTCTGAGGCAGAAGCAAAGGCTTTCCAGCATTCCTGACATTTATAGGGCTTCTCACCGGTATGGAGTCTCTGATGTCGAGTAAGTTCTGAACTATACCTAAAGGCCTTTGGGCATTCCTTACATTGAAAACGTTTCTCCCTAATGTGAGCTGTCTTAAGGTCTGTATCACCTGAATGCCAACTGTAGTCCTTGCCATTCTCTTTATATTCATTGGTCGTATTGCCAGGTTGAAACTGAGTAAGTTCTGAACCACAAAGAATGGTCTCTGCATTTTCCTTATCTTGCCAGAATTTCTCACCAGTATGAATTAAAGAATGCTGAGGATGTTCTAAACCAGAACTAAAGTCCTTATCACTTCCATTGAATCCATGTGATTTCTTACCATGACTTTTCTGATGCTGAGTTAGGTGTGCACCACGAGTGAAAGCTTTTCCACACTCCTTACATACATAAGGCTTTACACCGGTGTGAACTCTCTGATGCCGGCCAAGGTCTGATCTGCAAATAAATCCCTTCCCGCACTCCTTACACTTATGGGGCTTTTCACCAGTGTGGGTCTTCTGGTGGCGGGCAAGGTTTGATGGGCAACGAAAGGCTTTCTCACAGTCGTTGCATTTGAAAAGTTTCTCCCTGTTATGAACTTTCTTAAGACTGCTGACAATGGAGCGTAGACTAAAAGCCTTGCCACATGCTTTGCATTCGTAGATTTTCTTACCAGTGTGAGCTGTCTGGTACTGAGTAAGTTCTGAATCTGGGAAAAACGTCTTCCCATTTTCCTTATCTTCAAAGAACTTCTCACCAATGTAAATTAACTGTCGTTGAGTGTGATTTAAGGCAAAACTAAAAGAGTTTTTACATTCTTTACATTTATGCAACTTATCCCCAGTATGAATTTTCCTATGTTGACTTAATTGTGACCCACatgtgaaggctttcccacactcctTGCATAcgtagggtttttctccagtgtggattCTCTGATGTTTAATGAGGTGTGACTGCTGaatgaaggctttcccacactcattacattcatagggtttttcacCAGTGTGGATTCTCTCGTGGCGAGTGAGGTCTGAGCCGCAACTGAAGGCCTTGCCACATTCCCTACAGtgatagggcttctctccagtgtgaatccTGTGATGCCGAGTAAGGTCTGAGCTGTAATTAAAGTACTTTCCACATTCCTTACATTCGTAAGATTTCTCACCAGTGTGAATCCGAACGTGGACACTGAGGAGTGAATGAAATCTAAAGGCTTTCCCACAGTCCTTACATTTAAAAGGCTTTTCCCCAGTGTGAATTCTCTTATGACCAGTAAGACTAGACCGAAAACTAAAAGCcttgccacattcttcacattgaaatgttttctttccagcaTGAACTGCATGATACCGAGTAAGTTTAGAaccaggaggaaagggtttcccACATTTTTCATCTTCCTCGAGTTCCTCACCCATGTGAACTGACTGAAGTTGAGTGGTGTCTGAGGCAAGACTAAAGGATTTCTCAGATTTAAATTtatttgctttctcttctatatTCAGTCTTGGACACTGATCAAAAGCTGTGAGCTGATTTAAAAAGGGCAGTTTTTTGTAGGTAGGTGTCATTTGCTTAAAGCATCCCTCTTGATTCTCCTTTCGTGCTGGAGGCTGACCTTTGCCTTCCCAATCAGCTCTAGGACACGAACCTTCGAGGTTGTGGTTTGGGTCAGTTTCCATTACTTCCCACTGGGATAACTGTCTTGCACATGGGCTATTTTTTGGTAGGACCTTCTTCATCTGCCACACAGAATCTATATCTGAAAGacaataacataaatatatattgttttactatccataaagaaaaaaaaatgtccttaaaAGCAAATGTTAAAGTAAATCATACAAGAAGTGAatggcttaaaaacaaaaacaaaaacacccaaatcTGGACaatattaaaaagacaaaaaataaccaGAAATTTCAGAGGGCTAATTTTAAAGGGGGGAGTGCCTAGACTGGACTAAGATTTTATAAAAACCAGGGGCCAAGAGGCACAAACGGGATAATCAAGTTAAGAACAGTGTAACATAGCTCACTGTTTagtttctcctgtctccacttaaATGATTCCACAGGCTGCTTCCttcatggcttttaaaaatgtatgcatttattttgtgtgtatggatgtttgcctgcatgtatgtctgtggaccatgtgtgtgcctgtacccaaggaggccagaagttcaAGAGATCCCCTAGGATTGAGTCAGGCAactgtgaaccatcatgtgggtgctgggaatcaaacctgggacctctgtaagagcagccattgacccatcttttcagccccttcATGGCTTCTTGTACAATAGGAGACAAAAGCATACCTAGGCTAGCTCAGtcaaaaacaaatgtatttttaatctattattattattactgtgtattgagagaatcagagacagagacagacagacaaactgtGGGTGCATGTGGCACTCATTGTTATGTAGGTTGGACTGTGGGCATGCACATACCACTGCAGACATTTggaagtcgtgtgtgtgtgtgtgtgtgtgtgtgtgtgtgtgtgtgtgtgtgtgtgtgtaaaatgaacatGCCACAGTAGACATGCAAAGTCACTACAGCTTTAGGAGCCAGGTCTCCTCTCCCACCACAGGTTTCAGGGACTGGATGCCGGTCCTCAGAAATGCAGAGCAAAAAGCTCTTCTTCTTGCTCAGCCTTCAGGATTGTCCTGGTACATCATCCCCACAAGGCACCTGGCAGAGGAGTACTGGGTGACTGACGAAGGCCATCCTCAtccacagagaaggaaatggagaatgCAGGGAAGCAGACAAGCCAGGGCTTGTCCTGGCCCTGAATTTTCTAGGTTGTCTCCCTTTGGCCCTGTCCTCTTTGCAGGTAGTTCCTCTAAGTGGCCCAAACTGTTTTTACTCACTATCCCAATGTCTAACCACCAGCCTAACTGGTGCTCTTTTCATGTATGCATGAACACTATGCAAAAATGTGTGCGTATGTTCCTGTCACAGAGAATACAAGGTGTATTAATATATACTCTCTCTTAACACTAGTGAATCCGAGCTGAAGTTAGAAAACTGGaaaacaaggaaggagaaagtagaTAAAGGTGATTCAAGAGGGCTGCATGGGGTGGCCCATGGAAGAAGGAAATCTTTTCAAGTAGCTGAAATGAATGATATATTTGCAAATTTCTAGAGAATGGGGGAATTTATAAATCCCTAAATGGAAAAAGGTAAAGGAAACAGCAAGAGATGGGAAGGCCTTGGACCTGTGTCATTCATAGAAGAATGGCCACTAGAGAGAAGGACAGCACTTCACTTGCTGTCACACGGGGGACAAATGAGATGACGGGGTAAGAGCGGACTCTGGAGGGGAGGTGATGCAGGGAAGGCTGCACATGCTTTATCAGCCAGGGAAAGGATGCTCTGGACCAGTGTGTTAGAGGGCTGCTCCTCACGACTGGATGACTGTCCCACTCGCTGTTACTCACCTGGGCAGAATCCTCTGGTCTCACTGCCCAAATCCACGTAGGCATCTTGCTCTTTTTCCAACACAGGGAACACACGTGGTTGATAAATGCAAAGTCCTGCATGTAAGGTAAGATATAAGAAGCAACCACATGAGTAAGaattccagaattttcctctggTGTGGCAGTCACAAGAAGGGCAAAGAGAAAGAACGAAGCGCTTCTGGCGGAGGATGAGCATGGAGGTCCCCAGTGAGGACTGTCATCTTTGCAAACCACCCATTTTCCCAAAGAAACACAGTCAGAGATCCCcttgacatttaaaaacaagtcAGTAACTGACAATAAAGCACCCGGGAATGTCTAGGGTTAAACTGAGCCTTACCTACTGAGACAAGGTGGTTGTAGTTCTCCAACATCACATCTCTGTACAAAGTCCTCTGTTCCAGGTTTAGACACTCCCATTCTTCCGGAGAGAAATCTACAGCCACATCGCTGAACGTCATTACCTGCCATATGACAATTAGCCCCGGTGTTAATGGTACAACTGGACAAACGATTTAGACAGAGGGAAAGCTGGCAGtttgtgggagtgggggaggcaaTGGAACTAAGTGTGACTGATCAAGCTGAGTGCCACAGGCTCTTAAAACTATTgctctggggactggagagatggctcagtggtcaggagtGCTTGCTGCACTTCTGAAGGAACTGAGCTTGGTTCTGACCACCCATACTGGGCACCCATACGGCCCGTAGCTCCAGGAAATCTGTCACCCTCTTTTAGCCTCCACTGGCATCTATACACACATGGTATTCACataagtatacacacatacacattaaaaaaataaattgtagagccgggcagtggtggcgcatgcctttaatcccagcactcaggagtcagaggcaggcagatctctgtgagttcaaggccagcctggtcttcagagtgagatccaggacaggcaccaaaactatacagagaaaccctgtcacacagaaaaaccctgccttaaaaaaaaaccaaccaaccatccaaccaaacaaataaataaactgtaaaaACAAACTACTGCTTGGTCACAGCATCCTTATAGGCTTCATATGAGGAACATCAGGACAAAAGGGTGGTAGCCCGAAGACATCCCAGGAGTTTATGGCAGACATCATGGACAGAATACACCTGTTTGAAGTCCCAAACTCCAGATAGATGTAAAACATGAGAAAATTCAGGCATTTTATGAACTGTCcatcttgttgtttgttttagtgtagGGTACTTTTAGTGGAATTTCCTATCATTTTAAATTGACAGAATTTTAGGGTtgtatttcctgttttatttatttatttattttctaagcagAGTGTGTTGCTTCCTGTAAGCAACTGCCAATCAGCTAGCTTCTTGCTGATTCCCCAGGTCTCTGCATACTCAGTGTTTCTGCCATGACCTCTAAATGTACTGGCAAGCGCCACACACTGAGGCAGGCCTTACACTGACTGCAACGCTCCAGTCTGTACGTACAGCAAGTGCAAACCTTCTTAAGCTGTCTCCTTCCAATATCGTTCTGTCTATGGGTTTAGTGACACCCTAGGATGTCCTCTCTAGAGGTACTCCTCCTGAGTAGATATTTTTTTAGGCCTAAAACACAAGGGCTACTGACTGCCATGTGGGAGAGATATCATTTGAGGGGAGAGTGCCATGCAGGGAAGACCCTAGACATCACTATTACCTGGAATTGACTTGGctaagtatggtgatattttgtttgtgctctaacaaataaggcttgcctggagatcagagtgcagagctagccactagttaaccatagaggccaggcagtggtggcacacacctttaatcccagcactcgggaggtggagacaggaatataaggggagacaggagcttggcctcTTCTGCTGAGGAGtgggtgaggtaagaggtggctgcgGTTTGCtcctttctctgatctttcagcatttaccccaatatctggctccgggtttttattattaaaaccagTTAGGATTCTTGCTATAGTTAAGTAATTTGAGAACAAGGGACAAAAACATTCCTATGAGAAGAACTAGTTATTTCTGAGATAATACAAACTCACATGGGCCATGATTGAAAACTTGTGAATGTGACCAGTCCTCTTCTTGATTCCTATCGTTATGAAGTCAACTCCTGAGGAAACAGAGCACAGGGAAGAGAATCATGAGATGCCTGGCTTTCCAGAGAGGTgaaaaatggatgagaaaaaAAGCCATTTTCTTCCCTGGAGGAAGGCCAGAGGGAGTGTGATGAAATGCTGGCCCCACCAAAAATCAAGAGAACCCCAACTAAAACAGGatggagtggggctggagagatggctcagaggttaagagcactggccgctcttcctgaggtcctgaggtcctgagttcaattcccagcaaccacatggtggctcacaaccatctgtaatttggtctggtgccctcttctggtgtgtaggcagaatactgtatacataataaataaataaatcttaaaataaaaaaaccaggaTGGAGTTATAATCAAAGTAGTTGTGTCAAAAATTATtccatagctgggcagtggtggcgtacacctttaccccagcactcaggaggcaaaggcaggtggatatctgtgttccaggtcagcctagtctatagagggACAgtcagaggtacacagagaaaccctgtctcaaaaaacaaacaaacaaagcattcCATATATCAGGGTATGAGACAAGGTTATTCTGACTGAAT
Protein-coding regions in this window:
- the LOC118585266 gene encoding zinc finger protein 420-like; the protein is MAHVMTFSDVAVDFSPEEWECLNLEQRTLYRDVMLENYNHLVSVGLCIYQPRVFPVLEKEQDAYVDLGSETRGFCPDIDSVWQMKKVLPKNSPCARQLSQWEVMETDPNHNLEGSCPRADWEGKGQPPARKENQEGCFKQMTPTYKKLPFLNQLTAFDQCPRLNIEEKANKFKSEKSFSLASDTTQLQSVHMGEELEEDEKCGKPFPPGSKLTRYHAVHAGKKTFQCEECGKAFSFRSSLTGHKRIHTGEKPFKCKDCGKAFRFHSLLSVHVRIHTGEKSYECKECGKYFNYSSDLTRHHRIHTGEKPYHCRECGKAFSCGSDLTRHERIHTGEKPYECNECGKAFIQQSHLIKHQRIHTGEKPYVCKECGKAFTCGSQLSQHRKIHTGDKLHKCKECKNSFSFALNHTQRQLIYIGEKFFEDKENGKTFFPDSELTQYQTAHTGKKIYECKACGKAFSLRSIVSSLKKVHNREKLFKCNDCEKAFRCPSNLARHQKTHTGEKPHKCKECGKGFICRSDLGRHQRVHTGVKPYVCKECGKAFTRGAHLTQHQKSHGKKSHGFNGSDKDFSSGLEHPQHSLIHTGEKFWQDKENAETILCGSELTQFQPGNTTNEYKENGKDYSWHSGDTDLKTAHIREKRFQCKECPKAFRYSSELTRHQRLHTGEKPYKCQECWKAFASASDLARHQRIHTGERPYECNECGKAFIQQSHLIKHQRIHSVEQPKDVMNVEKPSAGSQMLLNMREFTLVNNLINLRSVGKILLMAQLNQFQKIYNDEKSS